One genomic window of Saccharomyces cerevisiae S288C chromosome XII, complete sequence includes the following:
- the SNF7 gene encoding ESCRT-III subunit protein SNF7 (One of four core subunits of the ESCRT-III complex; involved in the sorting of transmembrane proteins into the multivesicular body (MVB) pathway; recruited from the cytoplasm to endosomal membranes; subunit of the endosomal sorting complex required for transport III (ESCRT-III) that forms flat spirals on lipid monolayers as part of the complexes role in driving membrane abscission) produces the protein MWSSLFGWTSSNAKNKESPTKAIVRLREHINLLSKKQSHLRTQITNQENEARIFLTKGNKVMAKNALKKKKTIEQLLSKVEGTMESMEQQLFSIESANLNLETMRAMQEGAKAMKTIHSGLDIDKVDETMDEIREQVELGDEISDAISRPLITGANEVDEDELDEELDMLAQENANQETSKIVNNNVNAAPISENKVSLPSVPSNKIKQSENSVKDGEEEEDEEDEDEKALRELQAEMGL, from the coding sequence ATGTGGTCATCACTTTTTGGTTGGACATCAAGTAATGCCAAGAATAAAGAGTCACCAACAAAGGCCATAGTGCGGTTGAGGGAGCATATCAACCTTCTATCCAAAAAGCAATCGCATTTACGTACTCAAATTACAAATCAAGAGAATGAAGCTAGAATCTTTTTGACGAAGGGCAATAAAGTAATGGCGAAGAATGCActtaaaaagaagaagacaatCGAACAACTTTTAAGTAAGGTAGAAGGCACAATGGAGTCTATGGAACAGCAGCTATTCTCTATAGAAAGTGCAAACTTAAATCTAGAGACAATGAGGGCTATGCAGGAAGGTGCTAAGGCAATGAAAACTATTCACAGTGGCCTTGACATAGATAAAGTGGATGAAACTATGGACGAGATAAGGGAGCAAGTCGAATTAGGAGATGAAATAAGCGACGCTATATCCAGGCCTTTAATTACTGGGGCAAACGAGgtggatgaagatgagcTGGACGAGGAATTGGACATGCTGGCTCAAGAAAATGCTAACCAAGAAACGTCCAAGATCgttaataataatgttaATGCGGCGCCTATCTCAGAGAACAAAGTCTCACTACCTAGTGTTCCAagtaataaaattaaacaaAGTGAGAACTCTGTGAAGGACGgggaagaggaagaggatgaagaagatgaagatgaaaaagcATTAAGAGAACTACAAGCAGAAATGGGGCTTTGA